The sequence below is a genomic window from Escherichia marmotae.
GCGAATCGCCTGGCTGTATGCCGCGCATAACCCGCAACTGAAAGCGGCAGTAGCGTGGTATGGCAAACTGACGGGCGACAAAACATTAAATTCACCGAAACAGCCTGTTGATATCGCGACTGACCTTAATGCCCCGGTTCTCGGGTTGTACGGCGGTCAGGATAACAGCATTCCGCAGGAGAGCGTTGAAACCATGCGCCAGGCGCTGCGGGCAGCGAACGCGAAAGCGGAGATTATCGTTTACCCGGATGCCGGACATGCATTCAACGCCGATTATCGCCCGAGCTATCATGCCGAGTCTGCGCAAGACGGCTGGCAGCGAATGCTGGAATGGTTTACGCAGTATGGTGTTAAAAAGTAACGCCATTGCCGCTAAATCTGATGATTAAGCTCACACAACTTCAACGATTTTTTTAATCTCAAAAACATACAGCATCAAAAAATTTGTTGCTGTATGCCACTATTTGACCCCCTTCACATTCGTCATCACACCACCTGCTGAATGCAAAAATTTCGTTGCTGTGCGGCAAACTTTTTTCCTGTTTTATACCGCTTTTCTCCTGAATACTCGCTCTCAGAACAACCGGATCGTTTAAACATCAGACAGGAGATTTACCATGACGCAATCCATTTTTCAGGCCCAACCCTTTGAATTACCTTTTGATCCGTGTACGACTGCACTGGTCATGATCGACATGCAGCGTGACTTTGTCGAGGCAGGAGGCTTCGGTGAGGCATTGGGTAATGATGTTTCACTGGTTCGCACGGCTATCGCGCCATGTACAGAGGTGCTGGCAGCCGCACGTCAGAAAGGAATTATGGTTATTCATACCCGTGAAGGCCATCGCGCTGACTTAAGCGACTGCCCACCAGCCAAACTGACACGCGGTGGTAAAACCTTTATTGGTGAACCAGGACCGATGGGACGCATTCTGGTCAGAGGTGAAGCAGGTCATGACATCATTCCTGAACTGTACCCGGTAGCAGGCGAACCGGTGATTGATAAACCTGGCAAAGGCGCTTTTTATCAAACCGACTTACATCTGATTTTGCAAAACCACGGTATCAAGACGCTGATTGTTTGTGGTGTGACTACCGAAGTTTGCGTAACCACCACCGTGCGCGAAGCAAATGACCGTGGCTATGAATGCATCATCCCGGAAGATTGTGTTGGCTCCTATTTCCCGGAATTCCAGAAATACGCCCTGGAAATGATCAAAGCACAAGGTGCCATTTTCGGTTGGGTAACTGATTCCAAAGCCATTATTGCAGGTCTGGAAGGCTAACACCGATGGTACAGGTTACGCTTTGCGCATCGTCGTTGGGGTATCTTTTTCCGCGGAATGAAACGCAAAATTTACGTCTGCATAGTGCTTTTAAGCATGCGGTAAAACTGTCTTCAGAAGCGGGAACATTCATCACCCTGCTGTGTGCGCAAACGTATCTGAATCTCCCTGATGCCGCCAGAGTCATCCTGCCTGAGCGTTGGGACTGGCGAAGAGAGATCGCCCGTTCAGATCCTGTTCAGTTAACCCCTGGCTTGCTACAAACACCTCGCTTTTACGTGGTGCTTCATAACACAACACTCTGGCAGCCGCCATTTGTGGGGGGAATGTTGACACTTGAGGCGTTCCCTTTGGTTTTACAGCACTACCCAACAATGGCATCGCAACGGCTTTTATTTTGTCTGGAGCATAACGTTCAAAGCACATTGCACCTGCCGGATAGCCTCATGCACGATGGATTAGAGATTATGGAACATCCAGATGCGCTGGAACGCCAGGTGCCACAACTGATCGGCTTTGGCAAAGGCTTAACGCCCGATGGTGATGACTATTTGCTGGGCTATCTGGCGGCGCTCTGGTTATGGCAACTACCTGCACCACTTGCCGATCATCAATACCGGTTGCAGCAGGCAATTAACCAACATGCACACAACACCACGGATATTAGTCGTCATTATCTGGAGCGTGCACTTCAGGGACATTTTTCAGAACCGATTTGCCAGTTACTCGCACAACTGGTTGGGGGCGCATCGGCAATGACCATCACATCTTATGCTGAACGGGTCATGCAATTTGGCGCAACGTCAGGAGTGGACTGCCTTGCAGGAATGCTGCATGGCTTTCGAACCCTGAACACCATGAATTGATTTTAACCTTTTCTCCCGTAGCCCGTTTATGGCGCTACACGGGGATGCTTTGCCCGAATTTTGCTATCGGGCGGAATGAAACAGGCATAACAGCATGAAAGTTAAATATAAAGTTTTCAGCAATCTTTATCAGGACTCAGTGTCTCTGATGCAGATTTCCGCGCAAATCAGCAAGTTGCCCGGTATTCAACAGGCCTCGGTCGTCATGGGAACGCCCAATAATCTCGAACAATTGCGCGATGCGGGTCTGGGCGACGAAATCAACGCCAGCCCCAATGATTTAGTGATCGCGGTTATGGGTGAAGAAGAGATTTGCAATGAAGCACTGGTGCTGGCCCAACAACGTCTGACCAGCAAGCCTGATGATGAAACGGATAGTGGCATTAAAACACCGGAAAAGGTCAGTCTGGAAATGGCACTGGAAGCCGAACCCGAAGCCAACCTGGCACTCATTTCTGTACCGGGAGACTACGCCGCCGCCGAAGCGATTAAAGCGTTAAACCTCGGAATGAACGTGATGATGTTCAGCGATAACGTCAGTATCAAGC
It includes:
- a CDS encoding cysteine hydrolase family protein produces the protein MTQSIFQAQPFELPFDPCTTALVMIDMQRDFVEAGGFGEALGNDVSLVRTAIAPCTEVLAAARQKGIMVIHTREGHRADLSDCPPAKLTRGGKTFIGEPGPMGRILVRGEAGHDIIPELYPVAGEPVIDKPGKGAFYQTDLHLILQNHGIKTLIVCGVTTEVCVTTTVREANDRGYECIIPEDCVGSYFPEFQKYALEMIKAQGAIFGWVTDSKAIIAGLEG
- a CDS encoding DUF2877 domain-containing protein yields the protein MVQVTLCASSLGYLFPRNETQNLRLHSAFKHAVKLSSEAGTFITLLCAQTYLNLPDAARVILPERWDWRREIARSDPVQLTPGLLQTPRFYVVLHNTTLWQPPFVGGMLTLEAFPLVLQHYPTMASQRLLFCLEHNVQSTLHLPDSLMHDGLEIMEHPDALERQVPQLIGFGKGLTPDGDDYLLGYLAALWLWQLPAPLADHQYRLQQAINQHAHNTTDISRHYLERALQGHFSEPICQLLAQLVGGASAMTITSYAERVMQFGATSGVDCLAGMLHGFRTLNTMN